In Dysgonomonadaceae bacterium zrk40, one genomic interval encodes:
- the gdhA gene encoding NADP-specific glutamate dehydrogenase, whose protein sequence is MRVNDIMTQLEAKHPGESEYLQAVREVLVSIEDVYNQHPEFEKAGIIERIVEPDRIFTFRVPWVDDNGKVQVNIGYRVQFNGAIGPYKGGIRFHSSVTLSSLKFLGFEQTFKNALTTLPMGGGKGGSDFSTRGRSQAEIMRFCQAFVMELWRNIGPDTDVPAGDIGVGGREVGYMFGMYKKLAREHTGTFTGKGMSFGGSRLRPEATGFGALYFVDKMCAAHQISLMGKTVAVSGFGNVAWGAVTKATELGAKVVTISGPDGYIYDEEGINTQEKIDFMLELRNSGNDVVAPYADEFPGAVFFPDKKPWECKVDIALPCAIQNELNLDDARQLKANGVTLVAEVSNMGCTAEAVDFFLENEMLFAPGKAVNAGGVACSGLEMTQNAMHISWSNEEVDKWLHQIMSDIHEQCVAHGRNGKYINYVKGANIAGFMKVADAMMAQGVV, encoded by the coding sequence ATGAGAGTGAATGACATAATGACACAACTCGAGGCAAAACACCCGGGTGAGTCGGAATACCTTCAGGCAGTGCGAGAGGTGTTGGTATCGATTGAAGATGTCTACAACCAGCACCCCGAGTTTGAAAAAGCGGGCATCATTGAACGGATCGTGGAGCCCGACCGAATATTTACCTTCAGGGTGCCCTGGGTCGATGACAACGGGAAAGTACAGGTAAACATCGGTTACCGCGTACAGTTCAACGGTGCCATCGGACCCTACAAAGGAGGGATTCGCTTCCACTCTTCCGTGACCCTCTCCTCACTCAAGTTTCTAGGATTTGAACAGACCTTCAAGAATGCACTCACCACGCTCCCGATGGGTGGCGGCAAGGGAGGTTCCGATTTCTCCACCAGAGGACGTTCACAGGCTGAGATCATGCGTTTCTGCCAGGCTTTCGTGATGGAGTTGTGGCGGAACATCGGCCCCGATACCGACGTGCCGGCAGGCGATATTGGTGTGGGCGGTCGTGAGGTGGGCTACATGTTCGGCATGTACAAGAAACTGGCTCGTGAGCATACAGGAACCTTTACCGGAAAGGGGATGTCGTTTGGCGGTTCACGATTGCGGCCTGAGGCAACCGGTTTCGGAGCTCTCTATTTCGTGGACAAAATGTGTGCTGCACATCAGATCAGCCTGATGGGCAAGACCGTTGCCGTCTCCGGCTTCGGCAATGTTGCCTGGGGTGCTGTCACCAAGGCTACTGAACTTGGGGCGAAGGTGGTGACCATTTCCGGCCCCGACGGTTACATCTACGATGAAGAGGGAATCAACACGCAGGAGAAAATTGATTTTATGCTTGAGCTGCGTAACAGCGGTAACGATGTGGTGGCACCCTATGCAGATGAATTCCCCGGAGCGGTCTTCTTCCCTGACAAAAAGCCATGGGAATGCAAAGTTGATATTGCATTGCCCTGTGCCATCCAGAATGAACTCAACCTGGATGACGCGCGTCAGCTGAAAGCCAACGGTGTGACATTGGTGGCTGAGGTTTCCAACATGGGATGTACGGCAGAGGCTGTCGACTTCTTCCTGGAGAATGAGATGCTTTTCGCTCCGGGCAAGGCGGTAAATGCGGGCGGTGTAGCTTGCTCCGGGCTGGAGATGACACAGAACGCCATGCACATCTCCTGGAGCAACGAGGAGGTGGATAAGTGGCTGCATCAGATCATGAGCGACATCCACGAACAGTGCGTTGCCCACGGGCGCAACGGTAAGTATATCAACTACGTGAAAGGTGCCAACATCGCCGGCTTCATGAAGGTTGCCGACGCCATGATGGCCCAGGGAGTTGTTTGA